DNA from Denticeps clupeoides chromosome 7, fDenClu1.1, whole genome shotgun sequence:
GCCGTCAGGTGCAGGAGGTCCGAGGGAGTGTGCCGCGCGTCACGGAAACGAGAGGCATTAACCGCTGAACCATATGAACTAAACAGAAACACAAGGCATGGCCGGCCCAGACGTGTCACATAAATACCCTTTCATCAGGCTCAGGGTGCTGTTTAGATGCACGGGCTAGAGAGCTGGACGGTGACGTATTCAATTTTGCGTCTCGGTCCTGTGGCGATTATTATCGCTGAGTGACAAATGACTAATATTAACAAGTAATCCGTCTCGGCCTCGACGATATGGAAACCACATCTTTGGAAAAAAACGCACACCAGTGAGGCGAGAGTGAAAAGGCATGTGTGGCAAGATGGAGCCCAAGTGAAATTAGTGCTGATGATGAAGGCAGCGGAGTGATACAGCGGTAGCTGTGATCTCGACTgaccctctttttttattcctcaaGTCTGGGTACGTCTTTGTACGTCTGTGTTCGGACAACATCCAGTCTCAGGACATTATAAACAGTCCTGGAACTTTTAAATGGATTTCATAAAATGTTGATGCCACAGCTGCTGTTTCGCGCAAAACAGATCAATTAAATTGTTCGGTTATATCGCCGGCcctgtttttaatataaaaggCTGAAACCAGCAACCAGGAATGAAATGAGTCGGAATCCAGAACTTTTCCACAATTGAACTAATATTGCTTCTAACAGGTAAAAAAAGATCTAATAAAACCTAGAGGTTTTCCGGCCTTTTGTGGAGCACTTCGGTGAAGACCATGTCGAGTTAAAGTCGCACGGGAGGCTGATCTGCCGTGCAGGTTTTTGGTATAATGATCAACAGTCCCGCTATAAGCCTCGTTGGCGTAGCGGCTAGTTCCAATTACCAAAGCTCTCATTAATTCCAGCCTATATGCTTGGCCAAATATTCTGGAATTCCATACACACGTCATACCTGCCAACCCATTCATAAATTATGGTTATCCGTCACTAGAGGCCATCAATCAAATGGTTAAATAAGAGAAAATTACATGTGAGACAAATTTTGTGTAgaagaacgtgtgtgtgtgtgtgagagagtgtattCATCCCTGGAATCTGAATAACAGAGAATCACAAATTCTACTTTTCACATATCAGACGATATTGGCCTGAAGTTTGGACCCACCCCtggataaaaatataaaacaatgtaCTGTTTCTCCATTTTCTTTATAACACTGTTATTAATCAGTACTGTTATGCCTGTCTCACGTTAACAGCTTTACTATAGGGCAGCTAGATGGTGTGTGGGAAAAATAAGGAAGATAACGCTGCTCTTTCAGAATTTTATTCGAGGAAAACAGATGCAAACAGATGGAAGCCACATACGAGTCGCATCAAAATAattcactgcatcctttccaGCGATTTgtccaaaccctcccagcacctttTCAAGCATGCCAAGTGAAGGTCAGTGCATGAAAGCCACATGTGATATGTCTTGTTGAACAGCAGCTGAGTCAACTGTAAGTACACACCGTGGAATATTGAAAACAGTCAATTacgtttgttttaattaatagtGATGTTTTCTTGCAACATATTTGTGAAAAACGGCGTATCGTGTATttggtttgaaaaaaaaattgtaggtTCGTAGGCCGGtgctgtatttttttcaattattttcaaaCAGTATATTTGTAATCGAATATTTACCCCTAATTAAATTCGCTTATTTGCACATCCCTGCTGACAAAATTTTCTCGCGTGGCATAAAggttgctggaaaaaaaaagcttatatagaaatgtaattaattaataaattctcttattaaaaaaaaaaaaagatcaaaaatcaatacattttaaaatcctTGCCTTTAAAAAAGAACCGACAAAGTACAGTTTCCTCCACGCAATTGTTTTCTAAATGAAAGGCAGATGTCAAGTGTGAGATCAGAAACCGTTCGctcagggagagagagagagacggagagagagacggagagagagacggagagagagagagggcgcgggcgcgcgcgccgACACGCCAAACGCGCGCGCCCGGCCTGTGTGTGGTCCATCGGCGCACAATCTGAACTCCACCCCGCACAGCTGAAagctgaacaaaaaaatactttccTTCCGTCGATCTCATTTtgcatgtgttgtgtttttttttattttatttttattttatttttttaattcaacgcGCCACgcgtgggatttttttttttcaataatcgCGTTAATCCAATTGCACTCCAGACGTGCAAATTGTCTTAATTGATCAGCCATTAAACCACCGTTATTTTACTGCTATTGACCTCCGTCACAGGGGCCCAGTTATCCCCATCAAAAAATGTATTCCAAAcctaatacatttttaaaaaataaaatctgtatttttgggTCAAGATAATTCATGGCGACCGGAATAAACGACCGGAATAAACCAGTCATACAAACAAAAACGGTGATTTTCTTTCTAATTCATGTGTAACGGGTGAACTTTTCCCACTCTGCCTCTGACCACCATTTgaagttcgttttttttttttttttttttaacgtgacCGTGGATACCTGAGAATTTCGTCACTACGCGGGAGACAGCGTGGGCTTAAACGTGAAGCCTTAGAAGAAGTCTTTGTCCGCGACGTCCGAGGCGCGCCGCAGGCTCTGCAGGCTGAGGAAGTGCGGGAGCAGCAGCGGGTACCCGGGCTCCATCCCGGGCGAGATGAGCGTGGACAGGGCCGGCAGGACGGGGTGGTgcgggtggtgctggtggtgatggAGGCTCACGGGATACGCCTCCAGGCTGGGCACCCGAAAGTACGCCGAGCCGAAGCGGTACCCGCCGGGCGGGAGGTGCGCGAAGTGCTGCCGCTTGAAGCGCTTCCTCCGCCGCAGGAAGCTGCCGTTCTCGAACATGTCGGACGAGTTGGGGTCCATGGTCCAGTAGTTGCCCTTGCCGGGGTTGCCCGGTTCGCGGGGCATCTTGACGAAGCAGTCGTTGAGGGACAGGTTGTGGCGGATGGAGTTCTGCCACGCCGGGAACTTCTCGCGATAGTAGGCGAAGCGGGCGCTGATGAAGTCGCAGATCTCGCTGAGGGTCAGCCGCTTCTTGGGGCTCTGCAGGATGGCCATGGTGATCAGGGCGATGTAGGAGTACGGGGGCTTCACCAGCGGCGGCTTCGCGCCGCTCCCGGACGCCGCCGCCGGCGGGGCTTCGTCCTCCCCGGTCTCCTTCCCGCCCTCCCCGACCACGTCGATGACAAAGTCGTCCATGGAGTCCGCGTCCAGGGTCATGGCCACCTGCTCCGACAGGTGGGAGGGTCGAGACTATTTCATTCACAAAGTAATATTAATGAtaacgacgacgacgacgacgatgatgatgatcagACGGAACCCTCCCCCGAACCAAGGTAGAGTTAAAAAAAACGCTGAAGCAGATCCTGTCTCGGTGTCCAGCATCTGCAGCAGCTCCGCGCCTCCTCCTCATCTGGAGGAGCCGCCGGTCACGTGGCCCCGTCGGGAGCGGGATCCTCCTCTCCAATCAGAGGTGACCCCCCTCTCCCCCGGGTCAGCGCCTATTAAACAGCGGGGGTAAAGAACGTGATCATTTATTATAACTTTATTCATATTTCCACTGCGTAGGAAATATTATTAAGGtcaacaatttatttttctcaTATCGTGCATTTAAATGGACTTCAGCTCTTGGTCGGATCGAAAAGCCGAGAACGACACCTGGGACGTTTGCGCAACGTTTCGCATATAACCTTTGCGTAACCTTCCACAAACCTAATTTGCGCCGCGGACCCACGAAGGTGGGGAGAGTGCTCTCGGGAGTACAGACTGCGCTTCTCGTGAAAACGCGCCGTGTAATTGAATTGTCCACGCGTGGATGGAAGCGTTTTATTCCCCCCGGAAGATAAAAGCGGGGAGCCTGTTattattttcatcatttttttttttttttgggggggggttgtttgtttttaatgaggGATCCTTCGTCCGGGATCCCATTTCCTGCCGGTAATCGCGTCGGTACCCGCGGGTGGAGGCCGTGACGTTTTCGCGTGGGTGGGCCACGGTGTACCGGGCGAGAACGAAAATCTGCAGACGATTTCCCAAATCTGCCGCGCATGTCTTCGGATTGGAAACAGGACCGGAATACGTGACTGCGTGCCTGCAATAAAAGAAATATCCTAAAAAGCGGAAAATAATAGAAATTTGCTGATATTCCCATGCATTTTGCGAagagtcgaaaaaaaacattttcacgtCTCCTGCAATCCAACGAAAGTCACGTGAATATTTTAGTACGTTCTTTATTATACGTAATATAAAAACAACAGGCTGAAactaacatttacaaaaaatcaCGGTgttcttttattctgtattcaCAGTCACGTGTAAAAAATGGTATTTTGGGAACAAATAAAGTGATTTGAAAAGAATCTCACTCAGAAAGTAAATATGAAACTCTTGCATAATATGAAAATTACTTTCTGgattttgcatgtttattaCAGCCGCAGAAATTGAATTTGTCTTCAATGAACTGACGTTCCATTTTTTGaatgaaccttttttttctgaacagaaCGGACATCTGTTTGTCATGTCGTGTTTCACAGTTATTGTTCTACCAGTGCCTGAACAAGTCCCAGAATATGGCTGGCTGGCCGCTGCTGACCACCATCCCCATAGCAGCTTCTCAGCACAGACCACGCCATCTTGTGGGCAAAGCGGAAAACGTCACCTGGGTTAAAGGATAAAACGAATATATAGACAGTACCAGGGACCAGGGTCTTAGCCTtaaccacgcacacacacacacacacacacacacacacacagaaacataaaacatataaaagaaaattgtaCATTAGCATATTGTATTGTAAAACCAGATAAACGTATATggggctttgaccttttcttgtcaATCTTCCATTGGTGTTAACTTTGCGCTCCAATATCAACACCCATCCTTCCAACCCGATGAACACCACAATGTAAACTTAATCACGTTTTTCAAGTTCCTGCGATTTCGCATGACCCAGGGAAAATTAATTGTGACATAATTAACCCttgctgagaatattatgaGTGAAATGCGCTTTATTATTTGGAAGCAGCCCTCTCCTTTCGACAGGCGCACTGAGGCCCTCGCGCTCACTTCCTGCATATACGGGTGTGGTAGAATTTAGGAAACACTTTGGTGCAAATTGAAAGCCTGTATTATAATGTCTGGTGCTTTTTATTTTGCGTGCTGGATGTTAGATGCTCGTACTCCTGGCAGGATGCCCGTATGCCCTGGCAGGATGTCTGGGCGGCAGAAAAAAATTGCCGATGCCCGTGATGGCACCGTGGCCAACCGCTCATCGTCCCAGCAGTAACagctaaaagtgtaaaacacaaataataatcataaacatGTGAAAGTGGCAATAATCTGTTGATGTGtagagatgtgctagaagaactggaGGTCGGTCTCGCCCAACTCTGTGAACTAATGACTGATTTCCTAcaaagcaaaagtctacagatggagaacaatgttGTATTGCTCCTCAGGGAACAATAGgacagtctctttctctacactgtgtcgttttttttatatgaaaataaagaaattctgcaataaatggttAAGGTAAATCAACGTTtgatagggtttttttttcttattatttaattacaaaattgcttgcagcttagTCATTCAGACTGTGTGGTCATTGCTTTCTCACAAAGCGTCAGACTCATGAACAGCACCCACCTTCTCTCAGAATGTTTTAATATAAGTGTGCTGTAAATCTGTTACACCCAGATATAGTGACTGAAACTGTGAAATAATATTACAAGCAGAAAACAGGCTTTACCCCACCATCTGCcattacacacactgtacataatctttaaaaatgatttataatgCTGGTCACACTTTGATGAGGTGACATTAgttataattagttttttttataaaaacacaccGAAGAGGACAATGATTTTTAGGCCACTACatcttattatatattattataaatatatattatacttAAATAGTACTCTATATTTTAACTAAAGTTCCTTAAAATAGCAAACAGAATCATGTTTAAGGTTATTGCCTTGAGCTGACTTAGTAACCCTAGATGaccaaagtgaagtgactgtcattgtgaaacactgcagaaccgcacatggtgacaaaacaaaatgtgtcctctgcatttaaccatcacccttagtgagcagtgggcagccatgacaggcgcccggagagcagtgtgtggggacagtgctttgcttagtggcacctcagtgtcagtGGCCACTTACTTTacatctaggccaccactgcccgccaCTTCAGTTTCAGCATTCTTTGTAAACGCACATGGCCATCCAAATAAAAACTGCGAGTGACCTTGGGCAGGGCCAGCTAGATGCCAGCTAGATGCCATCAGAAGTCAGTATGATCTGGCAACCCAAGCAGGAGTTTTCTTGTAGCAGGGGCGCCATGTCCAGCATAAACTCCTCCCTGCACAAACCCATAGAAAGTTTCATACTACAGTCCAAACCATGCATGTATTTAAACTTAttctgaaaagaaagagagcagGATGGTGTGGTCCCTGAAAAAACTTAAATATACTTCAAAAGTTAACAAAACCgaagaaaaaaattgtcaatCACTGCCATAACATTccagtcgtttttttttacgaacTTTAACGAACTTTTCTAGTCCATAAATCTATTTTTCCGGACTTTGCGTCAGGACGTTTAGGTGTATAAAGACAGATTTGTGTCGTAGATCTTGTCGAGACCGACGTTTCGACATATGGCTTGCATCGGTCTGACTTACAGATCAAGGAtaattttgaacaaaaaaatgtcagaatgtttatttctttattaattattattacagtactTTTATAGTACGGCAAGCTGTATATCAGAAATTCG
Protein-coding regions in this window:
- the foxd7 gene encoding forkhead box D7 — translated: MTLDADSMDDFVIDVVGEGGKETGEDEAPPAAASGSGAKPPLVKPPYSYIALITMAILQSPKKRLTLSEICDFISARFAYYREKFPAWQNSIRHNLSLNDCFVKMPREPGNPGKGNYWTMDPNSSDMFENGSFLRRRKRFKRQHFAHLPPGGYRFGSAYFRVPSLEAYPVSLHHHQHHPHHPVLPALSTLISPGMEPGYPLLLPHFLSLQSLRRASDVADKDFF